In Silene latifolia isolate original U9 population chromosome X, ASM4854445v1, whole genome shotgun sequence, the following proteins share a genomic window:
- the LOC141623304 gene encoding prolycopene isomerase, chloroplastic: MASPLKWAHLPASTIRSFPLNSVINSNFKFTNSNAPSFLARNSNGIPSSISGKSEADVIVIGSGIGGLCCAGLLARYEQDVLVLESHDQPGGAAHSFDIKGYKFDSGPSLFSGFQSRGPQANPLAQVLDALGETIPCAKYDSWMVYIPEGEFLSQIGPTGFLKDLEKYAGPEAVQEWRKLLDAILPLSAAAMALPPLSIRGDLGVISTAATRYAPSLLKSFAQMGPQGALGATKLLRPFSEILDSLELKDPFVRNWVDLLAFLLAGVKSNGILSAEMIYMFAEWYKPGCVLEYPLQGSGAVVEALVRGIRKFGGRISLRSHVDKVVVENGRAVGVRLRSGQFVRAKKAVVSNASMWDTLNLVPNDALPKSFQERVKSTPQCDSFMHLHLGFDAEGVREDLDIHHIVVNDWKRGVDADQNVVLISIPSAVSSELAPPGKHILHAYTPGTEPFQLWEGLDRRSDEYKNLKAERSEVMWKAVERAVGPGFSREKCEVKMVGTPLTHQRFLRRNRGTYGPAIEAGKGTFPGHSTPIPQLYCCGDSTFPGIGVPAVAASGAIVANSLVSVSQHSQLLDAVGI; the protein is encoded by the exons atggcaAGCCCTCTAAAGTGGGCCCACCTACCAGCTTCCACCATTAGATCTTTCCCTCTTAATTCCGTTATAAATTCCAATTTTAAATTTACAAATAGTAATGCACCTTCCTTTTTGGCGCGCAATTCCAACGGTATTCCCTCTTCCATTTCAG GCAAATCAGAAGCAGATGTGATAGTGATTGGGAGTGGCATTGGAGGACTTTGTTGTGCCGGACTTCTTGCTAGATATGAGCAAGATGTTCTTGTGTTGGAGAGCCATGACCAACCTGGTGGTGCTGCTCATTCTTTCGACATCAAAGGCTACAAATTTGATTCTGGACCTTCTCTATTTTCCGGATTTCAATCAAGAGGTCCCCAAGCTAATCCACTTGCCCAG GTGTTGGATGCCCTTGGTGAAACCATTCCTTGCGCTAAGTATGATTCATGGATGGTTTACATACCCGAGGGGGAATTCTTGTCTCAAATTGGACCCACGGGATTCTTAAAG GACCTTGAAAAGTATGCAGGTCCTGAGGCTGTTCAAGAGTGGAGAAAACTTTTG GATGCCATACTACCCTTGTCTGCAGCAGCTATGGCTCTTCCTCCCTTATCTATAAGAGGAGATTTGGGTGTTATTTCAACTGCTGCAACTAGGTATGCACCCTCATTATTGAAATCTTTCGCCCAGATGGGCCCACAAGGAGCTTTGGGTGCTACGAAGCTTCTCAGACCTTTTTCTGAGATACTTGATTCTCTGGAACTCAAAGACCCTTTTGTTCGGAACTGGGTGGATCTTCTCGCCTTTCTTCTAGCCGGTGTCAAATCTAATGGTATACTATCAGCAGAGATG ATTTACATGTTTGCTGAGTGGTACAAGCCAGGATGTGTTCTTGAGTATCCTTTACAAGGAAGCGGAGCAGTAGTTGAGGCATTAGTTCGGGGGATTCGGAAGTTTGGGGGAAGGATCTCCCTTCGATCTCACGTTGACAAAGTTGTCGTCGAAAATGGTCGAGCAGTTGGTGTTAGACTGAGAAGTGGTCAA TTTGTACGAGCGAAGAAGGCAGTTGTGAGTAATGCTTCCATGTGGGACACCTTGAATTTGGTGCCTAATGATGCTTTACCCAAGTCTTTCCAAGAGAGGGTTAAATCAACTCCACAATGTGATTCTTTCATGCATCTTCATCTGGGTTTTGATGCAGAG GGAGTGCGTGAAGACCTTGATATACACCATATAGTTGTAAACGATTGGAAGAGAGGAGTTGATGCAGATCAGAATGTAGTTCTGATATCTATTCCCAGTGCAGTCAGCTCAGAGTTGGCACCCCCGGGTAAACATATATTGCATGCTTATACACCAGGAACCGAACCATTTCAACTGTGGGAAGGGCTTGACCGCAGAAGCGATGAATACAAAAACCTCAAGGCAGAAAGATCTGAG GTAATGTGGAAAGCAGTAGAACGAGCCGTAGGTCCAGGCTTCAGCAGGGAAAAATGTGAGGTGAAAATGGTAGGTACACCTCTAACCCATCAAAGGTTTCTAAGAAGAAATAGAGGAACATATGGACCTGCCATTGAAGCCGGAAAAGGGACATTTCCGGGACATTCAACTCCAATACCACAATTGTATTGTTGTGGTGATTCTACATTTCCAGGCATTGGAGTTCCTGCTGTTGCTGCCAGTGGTGCCATTGTGGCTAACTCTCTTGTTTCCGTCTCTCAACACTCTCAACTTCTTGACGCGGTAGGTATATAG